AGTTATTTCTTCTTTTTTTCCTAATCCTATTAAAGCTATTTTTTCTTTATCTTCTAAATCTCTATAAATTAAAATTTCTCCTTCTTTTCCTGAGAAAAGACCAAGTTTACTCATTTTATTAAAAACAACATTATCTATTGTTTCATTTTCATAAACTAGTACTGCTTCTAATCCATTTTTTACATTTTCTAACCCTACATTATATTTCATTTTTATATCCTCTTTCTAAACTTTTTCTACTAAATTTCTTGCATGATCACATACTCTTGTAAAGTGTGATATTAAATCTATATATGAAAGACCTGCATGAATTTCGCATTCTTGTAAATTAATTCTTTTGATATGATTTTTTCTTATTTTTTTCTCATAAGCATATACTCTATTATGTAAATCTAATGCCTCAAAAACTTTCTCTTTATTACCATGTTTAATAGCTTCTATTGCACATTCTATCATTTCTGTTGATATTTGCAACATATTATTTATTTCATTATGTGCATATTCTGAGAATTTTAAACTTTTTCTTATTTCATATTCAACATCCATTAATATACCGTCAGCATGATCTCCTATTCTTTCAACATCTCTACACATATCTAAATATATACCTAATTCTTCCCCTTCTTTTTCACTTAAATTCTCTCTTGAAAGATCTGATAAATACTTTGTTATTTCTCTATCTAATGTATTAATACCTTCTTCTCTTCTTTTTATTTCTTCTGCAAGTTTTTCATCATGAGTGTGGAAAAATTCAACAGATTTCTTTAAGTTTTCTAAAGCAACTTCTATCATTAATAACATTTCTTGTTTTACTTGACCAAGTGCTATAGATGGTGTTTGTATCAATGCTCTATCAAGATATTTTATAGTGTACTCTTCATCAATTTTATCATCTTTAATAACTTTAGTAACTATATATGCTAAAACTCCTATAAATGGGAATAATAATATTGTATTTAAAATATTAAATGTTCCATGAGCAAAACCTATAGTTAATTTAGGTGAAAGATGGAAAAATTTACTCATTTTCTCTACAAATAGTGTAAATGGTGATAAAAATATCATAAATATTGTAGCTCCAATTACATTAAATAGAACATGTGATAGTGCTATTCTTTTAGCTGCTGAACTAGCTCCTATTACTGCTATTATAGCTGTTATAGTTGTTCCTATATTATCTCCAAATAATACTGGAAGTGCAGCTCTTAAAGTAATTAAATTATCATGGTAAATATTTTGTAGTATACCAACAGTTGCTGATGAAGATTGAACTATCATAGTAAGTACTGTACCTATAAATACACCTAATAATGAATTTTTACTTAAATCTACTGTTAAATCTACAAAGGCAGGTAAACTTCTTAAAGGATGCATAGCTTTAGACATTAAACTTAATGCAAAGAATAATCCTCCAAATCCAAATATTACTCTTCCTATGTTATTTATACTTTTTCTATTAGTGAAAGTTAATAATGCTACTCCGACAAAAAGTATTGGTAATGCATAACGAGAAATATTAAATCCTATAATTACAGCAGTAATTGTAGTCCCTATATTAGCTCCCATTATTATTCCTATGGCTTGTCTTAAAGTAAGTAATCCAGCTCCAACTAGTCCTATAGTTATAACTGAAGTTCCAGAACTTGATTGTATTAAACCTGTAACAAATACTCCAACTAAAACACCTAAAAACGGAGAAGTTGTATATTTATCTAAAATATACCTTAATTTTTCCCCAGCCATTAATTGCAATCCTTCTCCCATATATTTTATACAGAAAAGAAATAAACCTAATCCTCCTAAAAATGTAAATATCATTTCTCTATAGTTTATAACTTGTGTCATTAATTTCCTCCTAAAGTATATTCGAATACATTTCTTTCAGTTTCATCATTTGCATGAACTTTGGCTATATATTTAAAATTTAATTTATTAATTAATTTTATCATTGATTTATTATCTTTATGTGTATCTAATCTTACAACGAATTTAGAATCTTTTGTAGAGACTCTTATTAATTTTTCTAAAAATTCTTTCCCTATACCTTTATTCATTTCATTTTTATCCACCATAACTCTGTGTATAGATGAATAATCAATTTCGTTATTAATATGTCCATCATATGCTTTAAGATACATAGTATCAATACCATAATTTAAAGATGCATAAGCATATATTTTATTATCTTTTTCATAAACATATCCTCTTTTAAGATCTATATCATTTTTAAAATCTTCTTCTAAAGGGTATTTATCAGTCCATTGAATTAATCCAATTTCTTTTTGATAATCTATTGCTAGATCTTTAATTTTTAGTATTTGGTCTATATCTTCTAATTTAGCTTTTCTAAGTTTAAACTTAGATTTTGAGTTTTCTTTCTTTTTTATATTATATTTTGACATTAATTTTTCAATATCATTGTTACTGATAAAAGCGTTAATTATTTTAAATATGTGTTGGTCTAATTTATTTAAAATAATATTTTCTTCTTCAGTAAAATTTCCTAAAACATGGGATATTACTGATTTGTTGTTAGGTTTGCCTATACCTACTTTGATTCTAATAAATTCTTCACCTATATGAGATATTATAGAATTAATTCCATTATGACCAGCAGATCTTCCGTTATTTTTTATTTTAACTTCTCCTAACTTTAAATCCATGTCATCATAAATCACTAATAAATCTTTTTTAGGATTTATTTTGAAAAAAGAAATTAATTCTTTTATGGCTTCACCACTTAAATTCATATAGGTTTGAGGCTTTTGAAAAAAAACAGTTTCATTTTTAATTAATTCTTTTGTATAAAGACTTTTGTATTTTTCTTTTAAATTTGAAATATTATTGGCTTTTAAATATTTGTCTAAATATATAAAGCCGATATTGTGTCTATTTTTTTCATATTCATTGCCAGGATTTCCCAATCCGACTATTAATTTCACTTTACACCTCTTTTCATTTAAAATGTCATTTAATTTTACCATTTTTTGTATTTTTTTTCCATGTTTTTTTATATTTTTGTAATTGACTTTTATGATTTTTAAGGTA
The genomic region above belongs to Streptobacillus moniliformis DSM 12112 and contains:
- a CDS encoding Na/Pi cotransporter family protein; this translates as MTQVINYREMIFTFLGGLGLFLFCIKYMGEGLQLMAGEKLRYILDKYTTSPFLGVLVGVFVTGLIQSSSGTSVITIGLVGAGLLTLRQAIGIIMGANIGTTITAVIIGFNISRYALPILFVGVALLTFTNRKSINNIGRVIFGFGGLFFALSLMSKAMHPLRSLPAFVDLTVDLSKNSLLGVFIGTVLTMIVQSSSATVGILQNIYHDNLITLRAALPVLFGDNIGTTITAIIAVIGASSAAKRIALSHVLFNVIGATIFMIFLSPFTLFVEKMSKFFHLSPKLTIGFAHGTFNILNTILLFPFIGVLAYIVTKVIKDDKIDEEYTIKYLDRALIQTPSIALGQVKQEMLLMIEVALENLKKSVEFFHTHDEKLAEEIKRREEGINTLDREITKYLSDLSRENLSEKEGEELGIYLDMCRDVERIGDHADGILMDVEYEIRKSLKFSEYAHNEINNMLQISTEMIECAIEAIKHGNKEKVFEALDLHNRVYAYEKKIRKNHIKRINLQECEIHAGLSYIDLISHFTRVCDHARNLVEKV
- the pth gene encoding aminoacyl-tRNA hydrolase; this encodes MKLIVGLGNPGNEYEKNRHNIGFIYLDKYLKANNISNLKEKYKSLYTKELIKNETVFFQKPQTYMNLSGEAIKELISFFKINPKKDLLVIYDDMDLKLGEVKIKNNGRSAGHNGINSIISHIGEEFIRIKVGIGKPNNKSVISHVLGNFTEEENIILNKLDQHIFKIINAFISNNDIEKLMSKYNIKKKENSKSKFKLRKAKLEDIDQILKIKDLAIDYQKEIGLIQWTDKYPLEEDFKNDIDLKRGYVYEKDNKIYAYASLNYGIDTMYLKAYDGHINNEIDYSSIHRVMVDKNEMNKGIGKEFLEKLIRVSTKDSKFVVRLDTHKDNKSMIKLINKLNFKYIAKVHANDETERNVFEYTLGGN